TTTGGTGGAGTGCTGATGATAAATTTTTCAACAACTGTTTGGCAGATACCTTAGGCGTTCCATTACCCAATACTGTTATTCTTCCTTCAGCAGAACATCCAACTGACACAACATCTAAATCATTCAGAAATTTAAAATACCCAATGGATTGGGAAGGAATTTTTGATTACATTGGTTTCCCAGCTTACATGAAACCGTATGCTGGTGGTGGATGGAAAAATGTTTATCGTTTGGAAAATAAAGAAGAATTTTTTCAAAAGCATCAAGAAACTGGACAATTGGTAATGCTTTTACAAGAAGAAATTGTTTTCCAAGATTATTATAGAGTCTATTGTTTGGGTTGTAAAGATGTTAGAATCATGCCATATGAACCAAGAAATCCACATCATTTAAGATATGTAGTTGAAAACCCAAATACTGATAAAAAGTTGATGGCAACTATTAAGGATTATACGCTAAGACTTTGTAAAGGATTAGGATATGATTTTAATACTGTAGAATTTGCGGTAAGAGATGGCATTCCTTATGCTATTGATTTTGGAAATCCTGCTCCAGATGCCGACATACATTCTGTAGGTGCAGAGAATTTTGAATGGGTTGTTGAAACTTCAGCAAAAATGGCTATTGCTGCTGCCAAAAAACAGAAACCAGGGCAAACTAATTTGACTTGGGGAACATTTATTAAAGAATCTGCAGGACAGAAATAAAAAGATTACTAATAATCTAACCTAGTTGTTATGATGTCAAAAAAATTACCAGTATTCACACTTGGAGTTGAAGAAGAATATCAAATTATAGATCCAGAAACTCGCGATTTGCGTTCGCATTTGTCTAAAATTGTAGATGGCGCTAAAGTTATTTTGAACGAACAAGTTAAAGCAGAAATGCATCAATCGGTGGTTGAAGTTGGTACTGTGATTTGTAAAAACGTTCAAGAAGCCAGAACTGATTTGCGATTACTAAGAAGCAAAATAGTTGAATTAGCTGGAAAACAAGGATTACTTGTTGGCGGTGCTGGAACGCATCCTTTTTCGAGATGGCAAGACCAACCTATAACTGACGACCCAAGATATCATCATATTGTTAATGAATTGCAAGATGCGGCACGTTCTAATTTGATATTTGGAATGCATTGCCATGTTGGTATTGAAAATCGTGAAATTGGTTTGCAATTAATGAATCAAGCGACTTATTTTTTACCCCATATTTTTGCTTTATCTACAAATTCTCCTTTTTGGGAAGGAAGAAACACGGGTTACAAATCGTTTAGAACCAAAGTTTTTGATAAGTTTCCTAGAACTGGATTACCTGAGTATTTTGATAGTGTTCAGGCGTATGATAATTTTTTGGATACTTTGGTAAAAACTAATTGCATTGACAATCCTAAGAAAATATGGTGGGATTTACGCTTGCATCCATTTTATAACACTATTGAGTTTCGTATTTGTGATATGAGTTTGACTATTGATGAAACCATGTGTATTGTTGCTTTAATACAAGCTATTGTTGCTAAATTATATAAATTGACTGTAGCCAATACGAGTTTTAATGTTTACAGACTAGCGTTGATAAAAGAAAATAAATTCCGTGCTGCACGTTATGGTGTTATGGGTGATTTGATTGACTTTGGGCTTAAAAAAGAAGTGCCTACCCGAGATTTAATTATTGAATTGCTTGAATTTGTAGATGATGTTGTTGATGAATTGGGCAGCAGAGAACAACTTAATTATGTTTACAATATTTTAAATGAAGGCACTGGAGCTGCAAAACAATTGGCTGTTTTTGAACAAACCAATGATTTAACTAAAGTTGTGGATTTGATTACAGGTGAATTTACTAAAGGATTATAATCTGTCTATCAGATTTGTTGATAGTGTTATTGAAAACTAGTGAAACCCTACTTTGAATAAATAAACCTTAAAAGTTATCTTTGCGTTATTAAATTATTAAAAATGAATCATCAGATAAGAGTTGCTGTTTTGGATATGTATGATGGCGAACCCAATCAAGGAATGCGTTGCATTATTGACATTATTAATCGTTTTAATCAGATAGTTACATTTCAGATTTTTGATGTTCGCGGTAAGAGTGAGTTTCCGGATATCAAGAAATTTGATATTTATATTTCGACTGGCGGACCAGGAAATCCGTTGGAAGGTGATGGAAACTGGGATTTGAAATATTATGATTTCATTGACCAATTATTAGAATGGAACAAGGAACAAAAGGTAAAGAAACACGTTTTATTTATTTGTCATTCGTTTCAAATGGCTTGCAAACACTTTGGTTTGGCTGAAATTACGAAAAGAAAAGACACTTCTTTTGGTGTTATGAAGGTTCATAAAACAGAATTGGGCATGAATGACCCATTGTATGATGGATTGCCTGATCCTTTTTATGCGATTGACTCAAGAGATTATCAAGTGGTGCAACCTAAGCTTAGTATGTTTGCTAAAAAAGGTGCGAAAATCATTTCTTTAGAAAAAATTCGCGACCATGTACAATATGAACGTGCTATCATGGGTGTACGATTTAATGATTATTTTGTTGGAACCCAATTTCATCCTGAGGCTGATGCTCTAAGTTTTGTAGCTAATCTTAAAAATAAAGAGCGTCGCGAAAAGATTATTGCGATGAAAGGAAAGTCGAAGTTTAGAGATATGCTTGAAGATTTGCTTGACGAAGATAAAATCTATAAGACCAATGAAACGATAATACCTAACTTTCTTCGCATTGCGATTAATGATTTATTAAAGCATAAAAAATCTCTTTCTAATTAGTAATTAGTGACTAGTAATTAGTGATTAGTGAAATTTAAAATGAATCAAATTAAATCATATAAAGACTTACTAATTTGGCAGAAAGGAATTAAAATTGTAATTCTGGTTTATAAATTAGTAAACACTTTTCCTAAAGAAGAATTATATGCTTTGAGTAGTCAGTTGAAAAGAGCTTCGGTTTCTGTTTCTTCAAACATAGCTGAAGGTTATGGAAGAAATGCTGATAAATCTTTTAGTCATTTTTTAGATATTTCGAGAGGTTCTTTGTTTGAAATTGAAACTCAACTTATAATAGCAAAAGAATTAGGATTTATTACAGATGAAACTTTATTTAATGAAATAATAAATGAAATTGAAGAAGAATCGAAAATGATAAATGCTTTTTCAAAATCATTAAAGAATTAATACAATTTTTAATTACTATTTACTAATCACTAGTTACTTAAAAAAATGAATTCAGAGTATAGAGCGAAATTCAATGAGGAATTCTCTGTTGAGAAGTATGATGCGATGCAACGTTCTATTGCTTCGGATTTTGACTATAAGCCTACCTTTCGTATAGGTGAAACTCCTTTTTTTATACCAAATGATTTGAAGGAACAGCTGATTGAAGCCAGTCAGCAGGTGATTGATTTTATTCAAAAGGATGAATTTCTTGCTTTGACAGACAGAGCTTTGGAACTGAACAGAAAGGTTCCGAATGAAGATAAACATACTACTTTTTTAGCGATTGATTTTGGGATTTGTGAAGAAGATGGAAACGTTGTTCCGAAGTTGATTGAGGTTCAAGGATTCCCGTCGTTGTTTAATTTTCAGATGCATGTGGCTGAAAAGTTTATGGAGGCTTATCCTTTTTTGGGTGACCTTACTCCTTTTTTGAATGGTTTGACTACTGAGGACTATTTGGCTTTACTTGAGAAAGTGATTTGCAATGGTTTGCCAAAGGAACAGGTTATTTTACTAGAAATTGAGCCGGAAAAACAAAATACCAAGATTGATTTTTATTATGCCCGAAAGGATTTAGGAATACCTATTGTTTGTGTGACGGAGCTTTTTGAAAAAGGAAATCAGTTGTTTTATAAAGATTCGAATGGTAAGGCAGTATTGGTGAAGCGCATTTATAATAGGGTAATCTTTGATGAATTGGATTTGAGAACAGACCTTGATTTGAAGTTTGACTTTTCAAAATCATACGATGTTGAATGGGCTGGACATCCGAATTGGTTTTTTAGAATCAGTAAGTTTATTTTGCCGTATTTGAAAGGCGATTATTTTATAGAGACTACGCTCCTATCGGAATTGGAATCGATTCCTGAGGATTTGGAGAATTATGTTTTGAAACCGTTGTTTTCTTTTTCGGGAAGTGGAGTTGTTTTTCATGTTAAGCGAGAAGATATTGAGGCTGTGAAAGAGAAAGATTTGTATATTTTGCAGAAAAAAGTACATTATAAACCGATTATTAAGAGTCCGGATGGGATGGTTAAAGCAGAGGTTCGCATACTGGCGGTTTGGGAACAAGATGCTGCAGCTCCTACTCTAGTTACTAATTTGGTACGACTGAGTCGAGGAGAAATGATTGGGGTTAAATTTAATAAGGACAAGGATTGGGTTGGTGGTACTGTTGGATTGTTTGAAA
The window above is part of the Flavobacterium sp. PMTSA4 genome. Proteins encoded here:
- a CDS encoding type 1 glutamine amidotransferase, which encodes MNHQIRVAVLDMYDGEPNQGMRCIIDIINRFNQIVTFQIFDVRGKSEFPDIKKFDIYISTGGPGNPLEGDGNWDLKYYDFIDQLLEWNKEQKVKKHVLFICHSFQMACKHFGLAEITKRKDTSFGVMKVHKTELGMNDPLYDGLPDPFYAIDSRDYQVVQPKLSMFAKKGAKIISLEKIRDHVQYERAIMGVRFNDYFVGTQFHPEADALSFVANLKNKERREKIIAMKGKSKFRDMLEDLLDEDKIYKTNETIIPNFLRIAINDLLKHKKSLSN
- a CDS encoding ATP-grasp domain-containing protein, giving the protein MKKIGILFGMEDTYPQAFIDRVNSKGEKGIVAEAVSIDKVVQNKGGEYAVIIDRISQDVPFYRAFLKNAALTGTNVINNPFWWSADDKFFNNCLADTLGVPLPNTVILPSAEHPTDTTSKSFRNLKYPMDWEGIFDYIGFPAYMKPYAGGGWKNVYRLENKEEFFQKHQETGQLVMLLQEEIVFQDYYRVYCLGCKDVRIMPYEPRNPHHLRYVVENPNTDKKLMATIKDYTLRLCKGLGYDFNTVEFAVRDGIPYAIDFGNPAPDADIHSVGAENFEWVVETSAKMAIAAAKKQKPGQTNLTWGTFIKESAGQK
- a CDS encoding carboxylate-amine ligase, translating into MMSKKLPVFTLGVEEEYQIIDPETRDLRSHLSKIVDGAKVILNEQVKAEMHQSVVEVGTVICKNVQEARTDLRLLRSKIVELAGKQGLLVGGAGTHPFSRWQDQPITDDPRYHHIVNELQDAARSNLIFGMHCHVGIENREIGLQLMNQATYFLPHIFALSTNSPFWEGRNTGYKSFRTKVFDKFPRTGLPEYFDSVQAYDNFLDTLVKTNCIDNPKKIWWDLRLHPFYNTIEFRICDMSLTIDETMCIVALIQAIVAKLYKLTVANTSFNVYRLALIKENKFRAARYGVMGDLIDFGLKKEVPTRDLIIELLEFVDDVVDELGSREQLNYVYNILNEGTGAAKQLAVFEQTNDLTKVVDLITGEFTKGL
- a CDS encoding four helix bundle protein, with translation MNQIKSYKDLLIWQKGIKIVILVYKLVNTFPKEELYALSSQLKRASVSVSSNIAEGYGRNADKSFSHFLDISRGSLFEIETQLIIAKELGFITDETLFNEIINEIEEESKMINAFSKSLKN